One Myxococcales bacterium genomic region harbors:
- a CDS encoding DUF3160 domain-containing protein, with product MRRPNPFTFALVPLCTALSVGCAEDPIAPQTPRPPLVVRQKPAPGPAPAEWSYWERIEPALRDDTQKVTALPLLGPQVTHPLGAEKRWAKLSAAQREAFLKDGFVALESKSVVDDEGDSPSLAEAYEQAERDKMPAVVTVDTLLFVAQAAVDRAVADLEVAAFRPALLRLLASLSSALTVEERSVPLDLADGLRLARGFVAVAQRLVSPDAAIAPDISPGVGEELRRIEAHTGIERSPLFGVMVDYGAFAPTFALRPNDDAAKPRLRLAQAMTWLAQAPFMLASRGDTAGATLSVQTARVHARAALLLGRLLTPASSAERAADYTTLRRGLTFLSGAADDPSPVDAAQTAASVGVALDTPQAIANVAKLDHVRRAMLQRFQPGTYDGVAEVKIPEASSGPQAGGVGRAAHGVRFLGPAAPADALALQSLTFPYVGRATGEAHGLTAQAGHRAFATAIDVAAWLGSAEADKIRHESGDDAYEGFREAKERAQKNRPAELAPERHASLHMSSLDVLVTYLAPSRGEVAVPASFSASYARRKVEVATVAWAHERHDARTFGGPPPYAPLQPKPRPKLEVHEAPVFVEPHPEALGRLLSYMKQAKNGLTALGLPKGSRGELALVEVTALVTAAYDTATRATNGEPARTDDAARLSTLADTLEWLDHETGMRIGGVMAAHVHQDAVSGRVSVAGVSGLTEIHMAVRDPRTGDLVHAVGARLVGLDGVWPRSRPTHDGALKEDFGKSPQPPPTWTRSYTVR from the coding sequence ATGCGACGCCCGAACCCCTTCACCTTCGCGCTCGTGCCGCTCTGCACGGCCCTCTCCGTGGGCTGCGCCGAGGATCCGATCGCGCCGCAGACACCTCGCCCGCCGCTCGTGGTGCGGCAAAAACCGGCGCCCGGGCCTGCGCCGGCCGAGTGGTCGTACTGGGAGCGCATCGAGCCCGCGCTCCGCGACGACACCCAAAAAGTGACCGCGCTCCCGCTGCTGGGGCCGCAGGTGACTCACCCTCTCGGCGCCGAAAAACGCTGGGCGAAGCTCTCGGCCGCGCAGCGCGAGGCCTTCTTGAAGGACGGCTTCGTGGCGCTCGAGAGCAAGTCCGTGGTCGACGACGAGGGCGACTCCCCATCGCTCGCCGAGGCCTACGAACAAGCCGAACGCGACAAGATGCCGGCGGTCGTCACGGTCGATACGCTGCTCTTCGTCGCGCAAGCCGCGGTCGATCGCGCGGTCGCCGACCTCGAGGTCGCGGCGTTCCGTCCGGCGCTCCTCCGCCTCCTCGCGAGCCTCTCGTCGGCGCTCACCGTCGAAGAACGCAGCGTGCCCCTCGACCTCGCCGACGGCCTCCGCCTCGCGCGTGGGTTCGTCGCCGTGGCGCAGCGGCTCGTCTCGCCCGACGCGGCCATCGCGCCCGATATTTCCCCGGGTGTCGGCGAAGAGCTCCGCCGCATCGAGGCCCACACGGGCATCGAGCGGAGCCCCCTCTTCGGCGTCATGGTCGACTACGGGGCCTTCGCGCCGACGTTCGCCCTCCGCCCGAACGACGACGCCGCGAAGCCTCGCCTCCGCTTGGCCCAGGCCATGACGTGGCTCGCGCAGGCCCCCTTCATGCTCGCCTCCAGAGGAGACACGGCGGGCGCGACGCTCTCCGTGCAAACTGCACGTGTTCACGCGCGCGCCGCGCTCTTGCTCGGCAGGCTCCTCACGCCGGCGTCCTCCGCCGAGCGCGCGGCCGACTACACGACGCTCCGGCGTGGGCTCACGTTCCTCTCGGGCGCGGCCGACGATCCCTCTCCCGTCGACGCCGCGCAGACCGCCGCGAGCGTGGGGGTCGCCCTCGACACACCGCAAGCGATCGCGAACGTGGCGAAGCTCGATCACGTGCGCCGCGCGATGCTCCAGCGTTTTCAACCGGGCACGTACGACGGCGTGGCCGAGGTGAAGATCCCCGAGGCCTCGAGCGGACCACAGGCCGGCGGCGTAGGGCGCGCCGCGCACGGGGTGAGGTTCCTCGGGCCCGCCGCGCCCGCCGACGCCCTCGCGCTCCAGAGCCTCACCTTTCCGTACGTGGGGCGCGCCACCGGCGAGGCCCACGGCCTCACGGCCCAAGCGGGGCACCGCGCGTTCGCGACGGCCATCGACGTGGCCGCGTGGCTCGGCTCGGCCGAGGCCGACAAAATCAGGCACGAGAGCGGTGACGACGCCTACGAGGGCTTCCGCGAGGCCAAGGAGCGCGCGCAGAAGAACCGCCCCGCGGAGCTCGCGCCGGAGCGTCATGCGTCGCTTCATATGAGCTCGCTCGACGTGCTCGTCACCTACCTCGCGCCTTCACGTGGGGAGGTGGCGGTGCCCGCGAGCTTCTCGGCGTCGTATGCGCGCCGCAAGGTCGAGGTGGCCACGGTCGCGTGGGCGCACGAGCGCCACGACGCGCGCACCTTCGGGGGCCCTCCGCCGTACGCGCCGCTCCAACCGAAGCCGCGCCCGAAGCTCGAGGTGCACGAGGCGCCGGTGTTCGTCGAGCCCCACCCCGAGGCCCTCGGGCGCCTGCTCTCGTACATGAAGCAGGCTAAAAATGGCCTCACGGCGCTCGGATTGCCCAAGGGGTCGCGTGGCGAGCTCGCGCTCGTCGAGGTGACCGCGCTCGTCACGGCCGCGTACGACACCGCCACCCGCGCGACGAACGGCGAGCCTGCCCGCACCGACGACGCCGCGCGCCTCTCGACCCTCGCCGACACGCTCGAGTGGCTCGACCACGAGACCGGCATGCGCATCGGCGGCGTCATGGCCGCGCACGTCCACCAGGACGCCGTGTCGGGCCGCGTGTCCGTCGCCGGCGTGAGCGGCCTCACCGAGATCCACATGGCCGTCCGCGATCCGCGCACGGGCGATCTCGTGCACGCGGTCGGCGCGCGCCTCGTCGGCCTCGACGGCGTGTGGCCAAGGAGCCGCCCCACGCACGACGGCGCGCTCAAAGAAGACTTCGGCAAGAGCCCCCAGCCCCCCCCCACCTGGACGCGCAGCTACACCGTGCGGTGA